One genomic segment of Desulfomicrobium sp. ZS1 includes these proteins:
- the qrcC gene encoding menaquinone reductase iron-sulfur cluster-binding subunit QrcC — MQAKEFKVKWGMLVDLDKCTGCGACTVACRAENNLPPEVDAANKLRTSDWMNIYELSNEKPFPDHEVAYLPRPCMQCGHPSCSTVCPVVATLKDEEGGIVSQVYPRCIGCRYCMAACPYHARYFNWFDPIWPEGMEKVLTPYASTRPRGVVEKCTFCHHRFMAAKEQARMNGEDPTDLAEDAYIPACAEICPTGAIKFGNLNNPEHEVSKLAASKYAFRLLEKLGTDPQVYYYSKREWVRKLGDNYLENAKGGEHV, encoded by the coding sequence ATGCAAGCAAAAGAATTCAAAGTAAAATGGGGCATGCTTGTCGATCTTGACAAGTGCACCGGGTGCGGCGCCTGCACCGTGGCCTGCCGGGCGGAGAACAATCTTCCCCCCGAGGTCGATGCGGCCAACAAGCTGCGCACCAGCGACTGGATGAACATATACGAACTATCCAACGAGAAGCCGTTCCCCGATCACGAGGTAGCCTATCTGCCCCGGCCATGCATGCAGTGCGGTCATCCGTCCTGTTCCACGGTTTGTCCGGTCGTGGCCACCCTCAAGGACGAAGAAGGCGGCATCGTCAGTCAGGTTTATCCCCGCTGTATCGGTTGCCGGTACTGCATGGCGGCCTGTCCGTACCACGCCCGTTATTTTAACTGGTTTGATCCGATCTGGCCCGAAGGCATGGAAAAGGTCCTGACTCCTTACGCCTCGACCCGTCCGCGCGGCGTGGTAGAGAAATGCACGTTCTGCCACCATCGTTTCATGGCTGCCAAGGAGCAGGCTCGCATGAATGGCGAAGACCCGACGGATCTGGCCGAGGACGCATACATCCCGGCTTGCGCCGAAATTTGCCCAACGGGTGCGATCAAATTCGGGAATCTGAACAATCCCGAGCATGAAGTCAGCAAGCTGGCCGCGAGCAAGTACGCTTTCCGCCTGCTGGAAAAACTCGGCACCGATCCGCAGGTCTATTATTATTCCAAGCGCGAGTGGGTGAGGAAGCTCGGGGACAATTACCTGGAGAATGCCAAGGGGGGCGAACATGTCTGA
- the qrcD gene encoding menaquinone reductase integral membrane subunit QrcD: protein MSDRAYWPEGVERCSVGKFLAWLGVISIFLAWGGYGAFKVLGTGIGVTGLDNYFGFGLWITFDLAVIALGAGAFFSGFLRYIIRIDELKNIINLAVIVGFLCYSGAMLILVLDIGQPLRAWFGYWHPNVHSMLTEVIFCITCYCTVLIIEYVPIILENRKINQNRFCHHLAHNFHVYMPLFAGIGTFLSFFHQGSLGGMYGVLFGRPFVFREGFFIWPWTFFLFISSAIAAGPGFTMLCSALMEAITGRKLVSYDTKKLLGKISGLLLCVYIFFKIIDTYAWAKGILPGMGLTFDEMFSSEHGYGTILLWLELFWFGVVPAVMLVTPAVRNRPWLMYSAVVMAAIGVTINRFVFTVQALAIPVMPFDRWTSYMPNWAEWSTSLMIVAYGILVMSISYRYLPIFPQEVKLNK from the coding sequence ATGTCTGATAGAGCGTACTGGCCCGAAGGGGTGGAGCGTTGTTCTGTTGGGAAGTTCCTGGCCTGGTTGGGCGTGATCAGCATCTTCCTCGCGTGGGGAGGGTACGGCGCGTTCAAGGTCCTGGGAACCGGTATCGGCGTTACGGGCCTGGACAATTATTTCGGGTTCGGCCTGTGGATCACCTTTGACTTGGCGGTCATCGCCTTGGGCGCCGGAGCCTTCTTCTCCGGATTTCTGCGGTACATCATCCGCATCGACGAGCTTAAAAACATCATTAATCTGGCGGTCATTGTCGGGTTTCTCTGCTACTCCGGCGCCATGTTGATCCTGGTGCTCGACATCGGCCAGCCGCTCAGGGCCTGGTTCGGTTACTGGCACCCGAACGTTCACTCCATGCTGACGGAAGTCATCTTCTGCATCACCTGCTACTGCACGGTGCTGATCATTGAATATGTACCGATCATCCTGGAAAACCGGAAGATCAACCAGAACAGGTTCTGCCATCATCTGGCTCACAACTTCCATGTCTACATGCCGCTTTTCGCTGGCATCGGCACCTTCCTGTCCTTCTTCCACCAGGGTTCCCTGGGTGGCATGTACGGCGTGCTCTTCGGCCGTCCGTTCGTGTTCCGCGAAGGCTTCTTCATCTGGCCCTGGACCTTCTTCCTGTTCATCTCCTCGGCCATTGCCGCCGGACCCGGCTTCACCATGCTCTGCTCTGCGCTCATGGAAGCCATCACCGGTCGCAAGCTGGTCAGCTACGACACCAAGAAGCTTCTGGGCAAGATCTCCGGCCTGCTTCTGTGCGTCTACATCTTCTTCAAGATCATCGACACCTACGCCTGGGCCAAGGGCATCCTGCCCGGCATGGGGCTGACCTTTGACGAGATGTTCAGCAGCGAACATGGATACGGCACGATTTTGCTGTGGCTTGAGCTCTTTTGGTTCGGCGTGGTCCCGGCCGTAATGCTGGTCACCCCCGCCGTGCGCAATCGTCCGTGGCTCATGTACAGCGCAGTCGTCATGGCCGCCATTGGCGTGACCATTAACCGTTTCGTCTTCACGGTTCAGGCTCTGGCCATCCCGGTCATGCCTTTCGACCGTTGGACCTCATACATGCCCAACTGGGCGGAATGGTCCACTTCGCTCATGATCGTTGCCTATGGAATTCTGGTCATGAGTATCTCCTACCGCTATTTGCCGATCTTCCCCCAGGAAGTGAAACTCAATAAGTAG
- a CDS encoding acyltransferase family protein produces the protein MKDAENGRQSAIDVARALGLLLVYYGHFVEQIMYLKNPAAAVHYKWIYSFHMILFFILSGWVKGARPGTLPVRKFVQSTLASRIAPYLFFSIMLAALSLVFTGWFPMLDLSSAQGYFQAAVSTGLGFPLFNVPLWFVACLVSVECLHRLVQTYLDSTVRIIAVAVVCYVGGYLLNERYFFFGQNMSFWLLHEVPVVYAFYLVGVLLGRGGLPGRISPAAGVAIFALALAAVHFTYDLNQGPFRYLQAVIILLSGHGHFLWFPFTALAGSVMILVLGQVLHNVSLLAFLGRNAIILLGLNGVFYHFVNPPVAAWSVANLPPDGWSVFFVSTLVTFVSFGLSLPVIHGLNIAVPQLVGKPRTAGRFFGPLIKG, from the coding sequence ATGAAGGATGCGGAGAACGGGCGGCAGTCCGCCATCGATGTCGCCAGGGCGCTGGGACTTTTGCTTGTCTATTACGGGCATTTCGTCGAGCAGATCATGTATCTCAAAAATCCTGCGGCCGCCGTGCATTACAAGTGGATCTATTCGTTCCACATGATCCTTTTTTTCATCCTTTCAGGGTGGGTAAAGGGCGCGAGGCCCGGCACGCTCCCTGTTCGGAAATTCGTGCAATCGACTTTGGCCAGCCGGATTGCGCCCTATCTTTTTTTCAGCATCATGCTGGCGGCGCTGTCGCTGGTGTTTACGGGCTGGTTCCCCATGCTCGATCTCTCCAGCGCGCAGGGATATTTTCAGGCAGCCGTGTCCACGGGCCTGGGCTTTCCCCTTTTCAACGTCCCGCTCTGGTTTGTGGCCTGCCTGGTCAGCGTGGAATGCCTGCATCGCCTTGTGCAGACATATCTGGATTCCACCGTGCGGATTATCGCGGTGGCCGTTGTTTGTTATGTCGGCGGTTATCTCCTCAATGAACGCTATTTCTTTTTCGGTCAGAACATGAGTTTCTGGCTCCTGCATGAAGTTCCCGTGGTTTACGCGTTTTATCTTGTGGGTGTGTTGCTGGGCCGGGGCGGACTCCCGGGGCGCATTTCGCCTGCGGCGGGGGTTGCGATCTTTGCCCTGGCGCTGGCTGCGGTTCATTTCACCTATGACCTCAATCAGGGGCCTTTCAGGTATCTGCAAGCCGTGATCATTTTGCTCTCGGGGCATGGCCATTTTCTGTGGTTTCCGTTCACCGCCTTGGCCGGGTCCGTCATGATCCTGGTTTTGGGGCAAGTATTGCACAACGTCTCTCTGCTCGCATTTTTGGGCCGCAACGCCATCATACTGCTCGGCCTTAACGGGGTCTTCTATCATTTCGTCAATCCACCCGTGGCCGCGTGGAGCGTAGCCAACCTTCCTCCGGACGGATGGAGCGTATTTTTCGTGAGCACCCTGGTCACTTTCGTGAGTTTTGGGCTGAGTCTTCCGGTCATTCACGGGCTCAATATCGCCGTGCCCCAACTGGTGGGCAAACCGCGTACCGCAGGGCGTTTTTTTGGCCCCTTGATCAAGGGGTAG
- a CDS encoding MFS transporter produces MLPGKMGCGRAEAREAGLRRMLLTLNVFAALKMTLFPMAIITLFWKDRIGLTLTEILTLQVFFSLASVVMEYPSGYVSDRLGYRWALIVACVFGIVGWGWYLLAATFWGVLLAELLLGVSYAFISGSDTALLFETLRAEDRVDLYTRCDGRMVGWAQGGEAAGALFAGLMYAHWPLLPFVAQIGIWILALGLCLSLREPKAESGGPVVSHLAEALRVCRFAFRESSAIRATIMNGMLLGLASFYMVWLIQPYMQECRVPVTWFGPVWAGANLVVALAAANSHRVEGKFGVAGMQVLFFALIVVAYLGLGTITAVGGFLFYYLLTAMRGLQGPLMRSRLQALSSRANRASILSLHSLAFRLGFVLTGPLVGLLADSHGLSTTFYVLAGFFALALPVAARNFWRHNHVYS; encoded by the coding sequence ATGCTGCCCGGCAAGATGGGGTGTGGGCGTGCGGAGGCCCGCGAGGCGGGTTTGCGGCGCATGCTGCTGACGCTCAACGTCTTTGCGGCGCTGAAGATGACCCTTTTCCCCATGGCCATCATCACCCTGTTCTGGAAGGACCGGATTGGTCTGACCCTGACCGAGATTTTGACGTTGCAGGTGTTTTTTTCTCTGGCCAGCGTGGTCATGGAGTACCCGTCCGGATACGTCAGCGACCGCCTGGGCTATCGCTGGGCGCTGATAGTGGCCTGCGTTTTCGGTATTGTCGGATGGGGCTGGTACCTGCTCGCGGCGACCTTTTGGGGCGTCTTGCTCGCGGAACTGCTGCTGGGCGTCTCCTACGCCTTTATCAGCGGGTCGGACACGGCGCTGCTTTTCGAGACCTTGCGCGCCGAAGACCGGGTGGATCTGTACACCCGCTGCGATGGACGTATGGTCGGATGGGCTCAAGGAGGAGAGGCTGCGGGCGCGCTCTTTGCCGGACTCATGTACGCGCATTGGCCGCTCTTGCCCTTTGTGGCCCAGATCGGGATCTGGATTTTGGCCCTGGGCTTGTGTTTGAGCCTGAGGGAACCCAAGGCTGAAAGCGGCGGGCCGGTAGTGTCGCATCTGGCCGAGGCGTTGCGCGTGTGCAGATTTGCCTTTCGGGAAAGCTCGGCCATCCGGGCGACCATCATGAACGGGATGCTGCTCGGTCTGGCTTCTTTCTATATGGTTTGGCTCATTCAGCCTTATATGCAGGAGTGCCGGGTCCCCGTGACATGGTTCGGCCCTGTCTGGGCCGGGGCGAATCTGGTTGTGGCCCTGGCGGCCGCAAACAGTCACCGGGTTGAAGGCAAGTTCGGCGTGGCAGGCATGCAGGTCCTCTTCTTCGCGCTGATCGTCGTCGCGTACCTGGGACTTGGAACCATCACGGCCGTGGGCGGCTTTTTGTTTTACTATCTGCTTACGGCCATGCGCGGGCTGCAGGGGCCGCTGATGCGCTCGCGATTGCAGGCTTTGAGTAGCAGGGCGAACAGGGCCAGCATCCTGTCTCTGCACAGTCTGGCTTTCCGTCTGGGGTTTGTGCTCACGGGGCCGCTGGTGGGTTTGCTTGCCGACAGTCATGGTCTGTCGACCACGTTCTATGTCTTGGCCGGATTTTTTGCGCTGGCTCTTCCTGTGGCAGCGCGAAATTTTTGGCGGCATAACCATGTCTATTCATGA
- a CDS encoding anaerobic ribonucleoside-triphosphate reductase activating protein, whose protein sequence is MTDTIPSWERVRGIVPVSLCDWPGKITCVLFAGGCNFRCPTCHNASLAWKWASLPTLNREVVLADLRRRKRWLDGITLSGGEPTCLTDLDDLLADLSSTGLPVKLDSNGSAPGVLARVLEAGLVQSVAVDVKGPWSMYPELTGQALAADAARDALGEVFDLAQAYPGRVYFRCTKVPCLTPEDLETTQAQMPQGLSLHFQEFVPPRNSDDFS, encoded by the coding sequence ATGACTGACACGATTCCTTCATGGGAACGCGTGCGCGGTATTGTGCCGGTGAGTCTCTGCGACTGGCCGGGCAAAATCACGTGCGTGCTTTTTGCCGGCGGCTGCAATTTCCGCTGCCCGACCTGCCACAACGCCTCCCTGGCCTGGAAATGGGCGTCGTTGCCGACTCTGAACCGGGAGGTCGTTCTGGCCGATTTGCGTCGCCGCAAACGCTGGCTGGACGGGATCACTCTGTCCGGAGGAGAGCCGACCTGCTTGACGGACCTGGATGATCTGCTTGCGGATCTTTCCTCGACCGGCCTGCCGGTCAAGCTTGATTCCAACGGCTCCGCGCCGGGTGTCCTGGCACGTGTGCTTGAGGCCGGGCTTGTCCAGTCCGTGGCCGTGGACGTCAAGGGGCCCTGGTCAATGTATCCGGAGCTGACCGGGCAGGCCCTGGCCGCCGATGCGGCCCGTGACGCGCTGGGAGAGGTTTTCGATCTGGCCCAGGCGTATCCCGGCCGGGTCTATTTCCGTTGCACCAAGGTGCCGTGCCTGACTCCCGAGGACCTGGAGACCACCCAGGCCCAGATGCCGCAAGGCCTGTCTTTGCACTTCCAGGAATTTGTGCCTCCTCGAAACAGTGACGATTTTTCCTGA
- a CDS encoding ribonucleoside triphosphate reductase, whose translation MPQQIVKRDGRVESWSVDRIAQAILKSLNASGIKDPILAKRLAGKVESKLEAEAMPEQELVQDTVEQVLMESRLYQVARRYIVYREKRRAIRSQTETFLDVTETIDSYLDKSDWRVSENANMAHSFQGLMLHLSGSVQARYSLEKYPEEVRQAHEHGYFHIHDLSFGLAGYCAGWSLRDLLLEGFNLEGRCSSGPPKHFDAALGQMVNFLGTLQNEWAGAQAFNNVDTYLAPLVRHDNLTYDEVKQAMQKFVFNLNTTSRWGGQSPFTNLTFDLAPPAHIASEAVILGGKLQDSTYGEYAVEMEMINRAFLEVMLVGDYHGRIFSFPIPTYNITPDFPWETEVGELLLKLTAKYGVPYFQNFINSDLKPEDVRSMCCRLQMDLRELRKRTGGLFGAGDLTGSIGVVTLNLPKLAYLAQGEEDFLDLVGEYASLAKDSLEFKRKMVSDNMDKGMFPFSSRYLKNGFRSHFSTIGILGGHEACLNLLGKGIDTEAGTRLMVRTLEHLREITVRFQEETGSLYNLEATPAEGTSYRLAKIDKKLYADIQASGNGVPYYTNSTLLPVGHTTDIFSALEHQNRLQPMYTGGTVFHSFLGESVPDTQALKTFLVRALTETKIPYVSITPTFSICKDHGYLTGEQITCPHCGQETEVYTRVVGYYRPVKMWNRGKQSEYKDRVEYSQASCFGQ comes from the coding sequence ATGCCTCAGCAGATTGTGAAACGTGATGGCCGTGTTGAATCCTGGTCTGTGGACCGGATTGCCCAGGCAATTTTGAAATCCCTCAACGCCAGCGGCATCAAGGATCCCATCCTGGCCAAGCGTCTGGCCGGAAAGGTCGAGTCCAAACTTGAAGCCGAGGCCATGCCCGAGCAGGAGCTGGTTCAGGATACCGTCGAGCAGGTGCTCATGGAATCCAGGCTTTATCAGGTCGCACGGCGCTATATCGTGTACCGCGAGAAGCGTAGAGCCATCCGCAGCCAGACGGAAACCTTTCTGGACGTGACCGAGACCATCGACAGCTATCTGGACAAGTCCGATTGGCGCGTCAGCGAGAACGCCAACATGGCCCACTCCTTCCAGGGACTGATGCTGCACCTGTCCGGTTCCGTGCAGGCCCGGTACTCCCTGGAGAAATATCCCGAGGAAGTGCGGCAGGCCCACGAGCACGGCTATTTTCACATCCACGATCTGTCTTTTGGCCTAGCTGGCTACTGCGCGGGCTGGTCCCTGCGCGACCTGTTGCTCGAAGGCTTCAATCTCGAAGGGCGCTGCTCTTCCGGGCCGCCCAAGCATTTCGACGCGGCTTTGGGACAGATGGTCAATTTTCTGGGCACGTTGCAGAATGAATGGGCCGGCGCGCAGGCTTTCAACAACGTGGACACGTATCTGGCCCCGCTGGTTCGCCATGACAACCTGACGTACGACGAGGTCAAACAGGCCATGCAGAAGTTCGTGTTCAACCTGAACACGACCTCGCGTTGGGGTGGGCAGAGCCCGTTCACGAATTTGACTTTCGATCTGGCCCCTCCGGCGCACATCGCCTCCGAAGCCGTGATTCTCGGCGGCAAGCTGCAGGACAGCACCTACGGCGAGTATGCTGTCGAAATGGAGATGATCAACCGGGCCTTCCTGGAAGTCATGCTGGTCGGCGATTACCACGGACGGATCTTTTCCTTCCCCATCCCGACCTACAACATCACCCCGGATTTTCCCTGGGAAACAGAGGTTGGCGAGTTGCTCCTCAAGCTCACGGCCAAATACGGCGTCCCGTATTTTCAGAACTTCATCAATTCCGACCTCAAGCCCGAGGATGTGCGTTCCATGTGCTGCCGCCTGCAGATGGACCTGCGCGAGCTGCGCAAACGCACGGGCGGTCTTTTCGGCGCAGGGGATCTGACGGGTTCCATCGGTGTGGTGACGCTTAATTTGCCCAAGCTGGCCTATCTGGCCCAAGGCGAGGAAGATTTTCTGGATCTGGTGGGCGAGTATGCCTCCCTGGCCAAGGACTCGCTTGAATTCAAGCGCAAGATGGTCAGCGACAACATGGACAAGGGTATGTTCCCTTTCTCCAGTCGCTATCTCAAGAATGGTTTTCGCAGCCATTTCAGCACGATAGGTATTCTTGGCGGCCACGAAGCCTGCTTGAATCTGTTGGGCAAAGGTATCGATACCGAGGCCGGGACGAGGCTCATGGTCCGCACCCTGGAACATCTGCGCGAGATCACGGTGCGTTTTCAGGAAGAGACGGGCAGCCTCTACAACCTTGAAGCCACTCCGGCCGAAGGGACCAGCTACCGCTTGGCCAAGATTGACAAAAAACTGTATGCGGACATCCAGGCCTCTGGGAACGGGGTCCCCTACTATACCAATTCGACCTTGCTTCCGGTGGGGCATACCACAGACATTTTTTCCGCTCTGGAGCACCAGAACCGGCTGCAACCCATGTACACCGGCGGCACTGTTTTCCACAGTTTCCTGGGTGAGTCCGTGCCGGATACTCAGGCTTTGAAGACGTTTCTGGTGCGCGCCCTGACCGAGACCAAGATTCCCTACGTGTCCATCACGCCGACCTTTTCGATCTGCAAGGATCACGGCTACCTGACAGGCGAGCAGATCACCTGCCCGCACTGCGGCCAGGAGACGGAAGTGTACACTCGCGTGGTGGGCTACTACCGGCCGGTCAAGATGTGGAATCGCGGGAAGCAGTCGGAGTACAAGGATCGCGTGGAGTATTCCCAGGCCTCCTGCTTCGGGCAATAA
- a CDS encoding FlgO family outer membrane protein → MIRRALFLIFLLCALPVSGQAQCGASRIDMLCDALTASLISNLQVRLDRSGLIMTAPFADLHDVTATSPLGRILAEEMGNSLTNHGYRLADTRVFMPTPYSLKEQGETALSSAPDQAGATNGLQTMLTGTYALVDGGLCISARLVQPADHAVLATASCRLRVTEEIRGLLTASSPAPAAPALPPVLLDLKTKADAKRVQQALAAQGLYKGKIDGIWGKRSRAALARFRASMAMPANSNWDPATQAALLPAS, encoded by the coding sequence ATGATCCGCCGAGCGCTCTTCCTGATTTTCCTGCTGTGCGCCCTGCCTGTCTCCGGGCAGGCGCAATGCGGCGCATCGCGCATCGATATGCTGTGCGACGCCCTGACTGCAAGCCTGATCTCCAACCTGCAGGTCCGCCTGGACCGCTCCGGGCTGATCATGACCGCGCCCTTTGCGGATCTGCATGACGTCACGGCCACATCCCCCCTGGGGCGGATCCTGGCCGAGGAGATGGGCAACTCTCTCACCAATCATGGATACCGCCTGGCGGACACCCGCGTGTTCATGCCCACTCCCTATTCATTAAAGGAGCAGGGCGAGACGGCCCTTTCCTCCGCGCCTGATCAGGCAGGAGCCACGAACGGACTGCAGACCATGCTGACCGGAACCTATGCCCTGGTCGACGGGGGCCTGTGCATCTCTGCGCGTCTGGTCCAGCCTGCGGACCACGCGGTCCTCGCCACCGCCAGTTGCCGCTTGCGCGTGACTGAAGAGATCCGCGGACTGCTCACCGCCTCCTCGCCCGCCCCCGCAGCCCCGGCACTCCCGCCCGTGCTCCTTGATCTCAAGACCAAAGCCGACGCTAAACGCGTGCAGCAGGCCCTGGCTGCGCAGGGGCTATACAAAGGAAAAATCGACGGCATCTGGGGCAAGAGATCGAGGGCCGCCCTGGCACGCTTCCGCGCCTCCATGGCCATGCCGGCCAATTCGAACTGGGATCCGGCCACCCAGGCCGCCCTGCTGCCCGCTTCCTGA
- a CDS encoding FlgO family outer membrane protein — MSKLTLLFFCVFISGCIQLPPFYEVGSRAKTPPLIPLSYKAGDHLHRQLAGSGVAGYPMLAASFVDSTDVENTNDLGRLLSEQVSSRLSQLGYSVTEVQLRSDELRVLPEGGVLALSRDLSRINTDVPAYSVLVGTYTVIERQIYVNARVLRTGDGVALASSDFTLPYVRPKKAVTSGSPVQASVKTSLD; from the coding sequence ATGTCCAAGCTCACTCTCCTGTTTTTTTGCGTTTTCATCAGCGGATGCATTCAGCTTCCCCCTTTTTATGAAGTGGGCTCGCGCGCCAAGACGCCGCCGCTCATCCCGCTGTCCTACAAGGCGGGAGATCACTTGCACCGGCAGCTTGCCGGGAGCGGAGTCGCGGGCTATCCGATGCTTGCGGCATCCTTCGTTGACTCGACCGATGTGGAAAATACCAATGATCTCGGGCGGCTTCTCTCGGAACAGGTTTCGTCTCGCCTGAGTCAGCTCGGGTATTCCGTGACCGAGGTTCAGTTGCGTTCCGACGAGCTGCGGGTGCTGCCCGAAGGAGGGGTGCTCGCTCTTTCCCGGGATTTGTCACGGATTAATACCGATGTGCCGGCCTATTCCGTGCTGGTCGGAACCTATACGGTCATCGAGCGCCAAATTTACGTCAACGCCAGGGTGCTGCGTACGGGCGACGGAGTGGCTCTGGCCTCTTCGGATTTCACCCTGCCCTATGTGCGTCCCAAGAAAGCCGTAACCAGCGGGTCGCCGGTCCAGGCTTCCGTTAAGACCAGCCTTGATTGA
- a CDS encoding substrate-binding domain-containing protein produces MKKLVVLLLLLALPGLAFAQDKVLKMSTTTSTESSGLLDVLLPEFKKDTGIEVKVVAKGTGAAIRDGVDGNVDVIFVHDPAREDKFVADGYGTKRYYVMYNDFLLIGPEADPAGAKSGDATEAMKKIAMSEAVFVSRGDDSGTHAKEQELWKSSGLPLKEEDAVFKSKSKEVTFKTVHPEGMKNYMSIGQGMGKTLTFAEEKQGYTITDRGTYVQYKYGRPEGLDLVPISEGDKTLFNPYGVIPVNPEKHPHVRFDLADTFAKWLVSERGQKVIGDYKLLDKQLFFPDAK; encoded by the coding sequence ATGAAGAAACTTGTGGTGCTGCTTTTATTGTTGGCTCTGCCGGGGCTGGCTTTCGCCCAGGACAAGGTGCTCAAGATGTCGACCACGACCAGCACGGAGTCCTCCGGCCTGCTTGACGTGCTGCTGCCCGAATTCAAGAAGGACACGGGCATCGAGGTCAAGGTCGTGGCCAAAGGCACCGGCGCGGCCATCCGCGACGGCGTGGATGGCAACGTGGACGTCATCTTCGTGCACGATCCGGCCCGCGAGGACAAATTCGTGGCCGACGGGTACGGGACCAAGCGCTACTACGTCATGTACAATGATTTTTTACTTATCGGGCCTGAGGCGGACCCGGCCGGGGCCAAGAGTGGCGACGCGACTGAAGCCATGAAGAAGATCGCCATGTCGGAGGCCGTGTTCGTGTCCCGTGGCGATGACAGCGGCACCCACGCCAAGGAACAGGAACTGTGGAAGTCCAGCGGGTTGCCCTTGAAGGAAGAGGACGCCGTGTTCAAGTCCAAGAGCAAGGAAGTGACCTTCAAAACCGTCCATCCGGAAGGGATGAAGAATTACATGTCCATCGGCCAAGGCATGGGCAAGACGCTCACTTTCGCCGAGGAGAAGCAAGGCTATACCATCACGGATCGTGGCACCTACGTTCAGTACAAGTACGGCCGCCCGGAGGGGCTGGATCTTGTGCCTATAAGTGAAGGCGACAAGACGCTCTTCAATCCTTATGGCGTTATTCCGGTCAATCCGGAAAAGCATCCCCATGTCCGTTTCGACCTGGCCGACACCTTCGCCAAGTGGCTGGTGTCCGAGCGCGGTCAGAAGGTCATTGGCGACTACAAACTCCTTGACAAGCAGCTCTTCTTTCCAGACGCAAAGTAG
- a CDS encoding ABC transporter permease — protein MFFLDSLWAALKLLFEFDAELLHIVGVSLNVSFWSTAAACILGVPAGFLIGVGRFRAKQATITFFNTMLALPTVVIGLLVYSLLSRRGVFGSLGWLYTQKAMIFGQIILITPIVIAFTIAAVGRIDDRYRRTALTLGASPWQVALVVLREARFSIMAAIVAAFGRVISEIGISMMLGGNAKGFTRTMTTAMALEYDKGEFVLALGLGIVLLAISLAVNVLLGYAQGRTQR, from the coding sequence ATGTTTTTTCTGGATAGTCTTTGGGCCGCGCTGAAGCTGTTGTTTGAGTTCGATGCCGAGCTCCTGCATATTGTCGGCGTGTCCTTGAATGTGAGCTTTTGGTCCACCGCGGCTGCGTGCATTCTTGGTGTTCCTGCAGGATTTTTGATCGGGGTCGGGCGTTTTCGCGCCAAGCAGGCCACCATCACCTTTTTCAATACCATGCTGGCGCTGCCTACCGTGGTCATTGGCCTTCTGGTTTATTCCCTGCTTTCGCGGCGCGGCGTTTTCGGCTCCCTGGGCTGGCTGTACACGCAAAAGGCCATGATCTTCGGTCAGATTATCCTCATCACTCCCATTGTCATCGCCTTCACCATTGCCGCCGTGGGCCGCATCGACGACCGTTATCGCCGTACGGCACTGACCCTTGGCGCTTCTCCCTGGCAGGTCGCGCTGGTGGTCCTGCGCGAGGCCCGCTTCAGCATCATGGCCGCCATTGTGGCCGCTTTCGGCCGTGTCATTTCGGAGATAGGCATCTCCATGATGCTCGGCGGCAACGCCAAGGGCTTCACCCGGACCATGACCACGGCCATGGCTCTGGAATACGACAAGGGCGAATTCGTTCTTGCCCTGGGCCTGGGCATTGTGCTGCTGGCCATCAGTCTGGCCGTGAACGTGCTGCTGGGTTACGCACAGGGGAGGACGCAGCGATGA